One region of Streptomyces davaonensis JCM 4913 genomic DNA includes:
- a CDS encoding DoxX family protein: MTGRLNSAQPYALGLFRIVVGLLFTCHGASSLFGVLGGQSVETGAWPNWYAAVIELVGGSLVLLGLATRAAAFVSSGAMAYAYFKVHQPEALWPIQNSGEGAAMYCWAMFLLIFTGSGAFGLDRLFAKRSPARDEQTREQSPVAV; encoded by the coding sequence ATGACCGGACGCCTCAACAGCGCCCAGCCGTACGCTCTCGGCCTGTTCCGCATAGTCGTCGGACTGCTCTTCACCTGCCACGGCGCCTCCTCCCTCTTCGGTGTGCTCGGCGGCCAGAGCGTCGAGACCGGCGCCTGGCCCAACTGGTACGCCGCCGTCATCGAGTTGGTCGGCGGGAGCCTGGTCCTGCTCGGCCTCGCCACCCGCGCCGCCGCCTTCGTCTCCTCGGGCGCGATGGCGTACGCGTACTTCAAGGTCCACCAGCCGGAGGCCCTTTGGCCCATCCAGAACAGCGGTGAGGGCGCCGCGATGTACTGCTGGGCCATGTTCCTGCTGATCTTCACCGGCTCCGGCGCCTTCGGCCTGGACCGCCTGTTCGCCAAGCGCTCCCCGGCGCGGGACGAGCAGACGCGGGAGCAGTCGCCGGTCGCGGTCTGA